In one window of Caenimonas aquaedulcis DNA:
- the mutY gene encoding A/G-specific adenine glycosylase, producing the protein MNTLPAGFSGRVVRWQQTHGRAGLPWQGLRDPYRVWLSEVMLQQTQVATVLGYYARFLERFPDVRVLASASEDEVFGLWSGLGYYSRARNMHRCAKDVVALHGGEFPRSAEQLRTLPGIGRSTAAAIASFCFGERIAILDGNVKRVLARVLAFDADLASAANERVLWGHAQDLLPARALNEAMPRYTQGLMDLGATICTARSPSCLLCPVRDMCAARAQGEPERYPVKTRKLKRSAQSLWLLRARSQEGGVWLERRPPKGIWAGLYCLPVFESRDALQAALPTSLIAKLEDGEPFLHVLTHKDLHLHPVEVELPGSTLQSAGAWYAQADWDRLGLPAPIRKLLQA; encoded by the coding sequence ATGAACACGCTGCCGGCCGGTTTTTCCGGCCGTGTCGTCCGGTGGCAACAAACCCACGGCCGCGCGGGCTTGCCCTGGCAGGGCCTCCGCGATCCGTACCGCGTCTGGTTGTCCGAGGTGATGCTGCAGCAAACCCAGGTCGCGACCGTCCTCGGCTACTACGCGAGATTCCTCGAGCGCTTCCCCGACGTGCGCGTGCTGGCGTCGGCGAGTGAGGACGAAGTTTTCGGCTTGTGGAGCGGGCTCGGGTACTACAGCCGCGCGCGCAACATGCACCGCTGCGCGAAGGATGTGGTGGCCTTGCACGGGGGCGAGTTTCCGCGCAGCGCGGAGCAGCTGCGGACGCTGCCCGGAATCGGCCGGTCGACCGCGGCGGCGATCGCGTCGTTCTGCTTCGGCGAACGCATCGCCATCCTGGATGGGAATGTCAAGCGAGTGCTCGCGCGCGTCCTGGCGTTCGACGCGGACCTGGCCAGCGCCGCGAACGAGCGCGTGCTGTGGGGTCACGCGCAGGACTTGTTGCCGGCGAGAGCGTTGAACGAGGCCATGCCCCGGTACACGCAAGGCTTGATGGACCTCGGCGCGACCATCTGCACCGCGCGCAGTCCGTCATGCCTGCTTTGCCCGGTGCGCGATATGTGCGCGGCTCGGGCGCAGGGTGAGCCTGAACGCTATCCCGTCAAGACGAGAAAGCTCAAGCGCAGCGCGCAATCGCTGTGGCTGCTGCGCGCGCGATCGCAAGAGGGTGGCGTGTGGCTGGAAAGGCGGCCGCCGAAGGGGATCTGGGCAGGCCTTTACTGCCTTCCGGTGTTCGAAAGCCGGGACGCGCTGCAGGCCGCGCTGCCGACGTCGCTGATCGCGAAGCTGGAAGACGGCGAGCCCTTCCTCCACGTGCTGACCCACAAGGATTTGCACTTGCATCCCGTGGAAGTCGAACTGCCCGGATCTACATTGCAATCGGCGGGCGCCTGGTATGCCCAAGCCGATTGGGATCGTCTCGGGCTGCCTGCCCCCATCCGCAAGCTGCTGCAGGCCTAG
- the rapZ gene encoding RNase adapter RapZ, giving the protein MALEIVLITGMSGSGKSVALRALEDAGYYCVDNLPPELLGAFVALEQQASAERVAIAVDVRSATSLPQVPAQLRALRQQGVVLQSLFLDSTTETLVRRFSETRRRHPLSTNTALDQQHALVEAIELERELLADLREHAQVIDTSVIRASQLQAYVKSLLSAPASQLTLVFESFAFKRGVPVDADYVFDVRMLPNPHYEPGLRDLTGRDEPVIAFLRRQEDVQRMYSRIEAFLDEWLEPLARDHRSYVTVAIGCTGGQHRSVYLVEQLAAAFGARWTTRRRHRELDGR; this is encoded by the coding sequence ATGGCTCTCGAGATCGTCCTCATCACAGGCATGTCCGGCTCCGGAAAGTCGGTCGCGCTGCGCGCGCTGGAGGACGCGGGCTATTACTGTGTCGACAACCTGCCGCCGGAATTGCTCGGCGCTTTCGTCGCGCTGGAGCAGCAGGCCAGCGCGGAGCGCGTCGCCATCGCGGTCGATGTGCGCAGCGCGACCTCGCTGCCACAGGTGCCGGCGCAACTGCGCGCGTTGCGCCAGCAAGGCGTGGTGCTGCAGTCGCTTTTCCTGGACTCCACCACCGAAACGCTGGTGCGGCGCTTTTCGGAGACGCGGCGCCGCCACCCGCTGTCGACCAATACGGCGCTGGACCAGCAACATGCGCTGGTCGAAGCCATCGAGCTCGAACGCGAGTTGCTCGCCGACTTGCGCGAACACGCGCAGGTAATCGACACGAGCGTCATCCGCGCCTCGCAGCTGCAGGCCTATGTGAAGTCGTTGCTCTCCGCACCCGCCAGCCAGCTCACGCTGGTTTTCGAGTCTTTCGCATTCAAGCGCGGCGTTCCCGTGGATGCCGACTACGTATTCGACGTGCGCATGCTCCCCAACCCGCATTACGAACCTGGACTGCGAGACCTGACGGGGCGCGACGAGCCGGTCATCGCCTTCCTGCGCCGGCAGGAGGACGTCCAGCGGATGTACTCCAGGATCGAGGCTTTCCTCGACGAATGGCTGGAGCCTCTCGCGCGGGACCACCGCAGCTATGTCACGGTCGCGATCGGTTGCACCGGAGGGCAGCACCGATCGGTGTATCTCGTGGAGCAACTGGCGGCGGCGTTCGGGGCGCGCTGGACCACGCGCCGGCGCCATCGCGAACTGGACGGGCGCTAG
- the recN gene encoding DNA repair protein RecN: MMLKRIALRDFVIVRELDLELEGGFGVLTGETGAGKSILVDALQLALGSRAESGVVREGASRADITAEFDLPPSLAPWLEEAGFESDDALLLRRSIDLQGKSRAWINGTPATATQLRELAEQLVDIHGQHAWQSLTRPDAVRGLLDGYAGVSTQALAQLWQRWRAAQKTLADARAAQDSLQRERERLAWQIGEVEKLGPGADEWDELNTSHARLANAQALLEAAQGALDLLEADESGATRSLSQAQGQLQAQEHVEPQFRDLAAVLASSLAQVEDAAHSLHAYLRKTELDPAGLAELDERMSLWMSLSRRYKRAPAELPGLLASWKEELLKLDAAADLAALEAAEQKEADAFMTEARALSKARMKAAPQLAKAVTLAMQGLGMQGGRLEIALEKAAQPTQGGLEEISFLVAGHAGTTPRPVGKVASGGELSRIALAIAVTTSRLGTAQTLIFDEVDSGVGGAVAETVGRLMKQLGRDRQVLAVTHLPQVAACADHHLVVAKQSDKSGPSSTVTSVQGEQRVAEIARMLGGEHLSGTTVAHAKEMLGSVGARVK, translated from the coding sequence CTGATGCTCAAGAGGATCGCCCTGCGCGATTTCGTGATCGTGCGCGAACTGGACCTGGAACTGGAAGGCGGCTTCGGCGTGCTGACCGGCGAGACGGGCGCGGGCAAGTCCATCCTGGTCGATGCGCTGCAGCTGGCGCTCGGCTCGCGGGCAGAGAGCGGCGTCGTCCGGGAAGGCGCATCTCGCGCGGACATCACTGCCGAGTTCGACCTTCCCCCTTCCCTGGCACCGTGGCTGGAGGAAGCAGGATTCGAATCCGACGACGCCCTGCTGCTCCGCCGCAGCATCGACCTGCAGGGAAAGAGCCGCGCGTGGATCAACGGCACCCCCGCGACGGCCACGCAGCTGCGCGAACTTGCCGAGCAACTCGTGGACATTCATGGGCAGCACGCATGGCAAAGCCTCACGCGCCCCGACGCCGTGCGCGGCTTGCTCGACGGGTATGCGGGCGTCAGCACGCAGGCGCTCGCGCAACTGTGGCAGCGCTGGCGCGCCGCCCAGAAGACGCTGGCCGACGCACGAGCCGCGCAGGACTCGCTGCAGCGCGAACGCGAGCGGCTCGCCTGGCAGATCGGGGAAGTCGAAAAGCTGGGCCCGGGCGCCGACGAATGGGACGAGCTGAACACATCGCACGCGCGCCTTGCGAATGCCCAAGCGCTGCTCGAAGCGGCGCAGGGCGCGCTGGACTTGCTCGAAGCCGATGAATCCGGCGCCACGCGCAGCCTATCGCAGGCCCAGGGCCAACTGCAGGCCCAGGAACACGTGGAGCCGCAATTTCGCGACCTCGCCGCGGTGCTGGCATCCAGCCTGGCCCAGGTGGAAGACGCCGCACATTCGTTGCACGCCTATTTGCGCAAGACCGAGCTGGACCCGGCCGGCCTGGCCGAACTCGACGAACGCATGTCCCTGTGGATGTCGCTCTCGCGACGGTACAAGCGAGCCCCCGCGGAACTCCCGGGACTGCTCGCTTCCTGGAAGGAAGAGCTCCTGAAGCTCGACGCCGCCGCCGACCTCGCAGCGCTCGAAGCGGCGGAACAAAAGGAAGCCGACGCGTTCATGACGGAGGCCCGAGCGCTTTCGAAAGCGCGGATGAAGGCCGCGCCGCAATTGGCCAAGGCCGTGACGCTCGCGATGCAAGGTCTCGGGATGCAGGGCGGGCGTTTGGAGATCGCGCTCGAGAAGGCAGCGCAGCCTACCCAGGGCGGCCTGGAGGAAATCTCATTCCTCGTTGCGGGCCATGCGGGCACCACGCCGCGCCCCGTGGGCAAGGTCGCGTCGGGCGGCGAACTTTCGCGCATCGCCCTCGCCATCGCAGTCACCACCAGCCGGCTGGGAACGGCGCAGACACTGATTTTCGACGAGGTCGATTCGGGCGTGGGCGGCGCGGTCGCCGAAACCGTCGGGCGCCTCATGAAGCAGCTCGGCCGGGATCGGCAAGTGCTCGCCGTGACGCACCTGCCCCAGGTCGCTGCCTGCGCGGACCATCACCTCGTGGTCGCCAAACAATCGGACAAGTCGGGCCCATCCAGCACCGTGACATCGGTACAAGGTGAGCAGCGCGTGGCGGAGATCGCCCGCATGCTGGGCGGCGAGCATCTGTCGGGCACCACGGTTGCGCACGCAAAGGAAATGCTGGGCAGCGTCGGTGCGAGGGTGAAATAA
- a CDS encoding NAD kinase yields the protein MKSKFRQVALIGKYHTAVSAAAAGSTRVALEGIAHFLGSMGCDVVFERETAATAGITGYTMLDVPAIGSACDLVLVVGGDGTMLGIGRQLAKHGVPLIGINQGRLGFITDIPLDHYRDALTQMLGGDYEEDHRSIMEARVMRDGDCVFHAMAMNDVVVNRGATSGMVELRVEVDGHFVANQRADGLIVATPTGSTAYALSAGGPLLHPSTPGWVLVPIAPHTLSNRPIVLPDASEVTIALVSGRDASANFDMQSLASLLHGDRITVKRSQHRVRFLHPRGWTYFDTLRKKLHWNEGN from the coding sequence ATGAAATCCAAGTTCCGCCAGGTGGCGCTGATCGGGAAGTACCACACGGCCGTGTCCGCCGCGGCGGCGGGCTCGACGCGCGTCGCCCTGGAGGGCATCGCGCACTTCCTCGGCTCCATGGGATGCGACGTGGTGTTCGAGCGCGAAACCGCGGCCACCGCCGGCATTACGGGTTACACGATGCTCGACGTGCCGGCGATCGGGTCGGCTTGCGACCTCGTGCTGGTGGTGGGCGGCGACGGGACGATGCTGGGCATCGGGCGGCAGCTTGCGAAGCACGGTGTACCCCTCATCGGGATCAACCAGGGGCGCCTGGGCTTCATCACCGACATCCCCCTGGACCATTACCGCGACGCACTCACCCAGATGCTGGGCGGCGACTACGAGGAAGACCACCGCAGCATCATGGAAGCGCGAGTCATGCGCGACGGCGACTGCGTTTTTCATGCAATGGCGATGAACGACGTGGTGGTGAACCGCGGAGCGACGTCGGGCATGGTCGAGCTGCGGGTGGAGGTCGACGGGCACTTCGTCGCGAACCAGCGCGCGGACGGCCTGATCGTGGCAACCCCGACCGGCTCGACCGCCTATGCGCTTTCCGCGGGCGGGCCCCTCCTGCATCCTTCCACGCCCGGCTGGGTCCTGGTGCCCATCGCGCCGCATACGCTGTCCAACCGCCCCATCGTGCTGCCCGATGCGTCGGAAGTAACCATCGCGCTGGTGTCGGGGCGCGATGCAAGCGCCAATTTCGACATGCAGTCGCTCGCGTCGCTGCTCCATGGCGACCGTATCACCGTCAAGCGGTCGCAGCACCGCGTGCGCTTCCTGCATCCGCGTGGATGGACGTATTTCGACACGCTGCGCAAGAAGCTTCACTGGAACGAGGGAAACTGA
- the hrcA gene encoding heat-inducible transcriptional repressor HrcA gives MLDDRAKLLLKALVERYIAEGQPVGSRTLSRASGLDLSPATIRNVMSDLEELGLIASPHTSAGRIPTARGYRLFVDTMLTAQREQFATPSLPADQPQKVIANAAHLLSNLSQFVGVVMAPKRSSVFRHIEFLRLSEKRYLVIIVSPDGDVQNRVVFTEGDYTQSQLIEAANFLNANYAGMAIEQVRERLKTEVEQLQSEIASLMQTAVQASSDAMAQQDEVVISGERNLLAVSDFSSDMGHLRRAFDLFEQKTQLMRLLDISSQAAGVRIFIGGESQVVPFEELSVVSAPYQVDGQIVGTLGVIGPTRMPYDRMIQIVDITSKLVSNALSHHK, from the coding sequence ATGCTCGATGACCGCGCCAAGTTGTTGCTCAAAGCCCTGGTCGAGCGATACATCGCCGAGGGCCAGCCCGTGGGATCGCGCACCCTGTCGCGCGCATCCGGCCTCGACCTGTCGCCGGCCACGATCCGCAATGTGATGTCCGACCTCGAGGAGCTGGGCCTCATCGCCAGCCCGCATACCTCGGCGGGCAGGATTCCGACGGCGCGCGGCTACCGGCTTTTCGTGGACACGATGCTGACCGCCCAGCGCGAGCAGTTCGCCACGCCCAGCCTGCCGGCGGACCAGCCCCAGAAGGTGATCGCCAATGCCGCGCATTTGCTGTCCAACCTCTCGCAGTTCGTGGGGGTGGTGATGGCGCCGAAGCGCAGCTCGGTGTTTCGGCACATCGAGTTCCTGAGGCTGTCGGAAAAGCGCTACCTCGTGATCATCGTGTCGCCTGATGGAGACGTGCAGAACCGCGTCGTCTTCACCGAAGGCGACTACACACAGAGCCAGTTGATCGAGGCGGCCAATTTCCTCAATGCGAACTATGCCGGAATGGCGATCGAGCAGGTGCGCGAGCGCCTGAAGACCGAGGTGGAGCAATTGCAGAGCGAGATCGCCTCGCTGATGCAGACGGCAGTGCAGGCCAGCAGCGATGCCATGGCCCAGCAGGACGAGGTCGTGATCTCCGGTGAGCGAAACCTCCTCGCCGTGAGCGACTTCTCCAGCGACATGGGTCACTTGCGCCGCGCCTTCGACCTCTTCGAACAGAAAACGCAGCTGATGCGCCTGCTCGACATCTCCAGCCAGGCCGCGGGCGTGCGGATCTTCATCGGGGGCGAGAGCCAGGTCGTGCCTTTCGAGGAGTTGTCGGTCGTCAGCGCGCCATACCAGGTGGACGGGCAGATCGTCGGCACCCTGGGTGTGATCGGTCCGACGCGCATGCCCTACGATCGGATGATCCAGATCGTCGACATCACGTCGAAGCTCGTCAGCAACGCGCTGAGCCATCACAAGTAG
- a CDS encoding GAF domain-containing protein produces the protein MALHFLDYDPDDIDVRVAELLTATSDSADPLLHPKVSEALQILRQHLNMDVAFVSQFSGGKRTFRVVESDPNVTLVVAGQSDPLEKAWCQYVVDGRLPGFIEDGREVSKAGQAPEVAFDIGTHLSTPVVLNNGEVYGTLCCFSQQVQKDVTPLDLRRLQIAAKVLADDLQRAGMGRSLELQPVEPSDASKGKPWRFS, from the coding sequence ATGGCCCTGCATTTCCTGGACTACGATCCCGATGACATCGATGTCCGCGTCGCCGAGTTGCTCACCGCCACGAGCGACTCCGCGGACCCCCTCCTGCACCCCAAGGTTTCGGAAGCGCTCCAGATCCTGCGGCAACACCTGAACATGGACGTCGCCTTCGTCTCGCAGTTTTCCGGAGGCAAGCGCACCTTTCGGGTCGTGGAGAGCGATCCGAACGTGACGTTGGTCGTCGCCGGCCAGTCGGACCCGCTCGAGAAGGCGTGGTGCCAATACGTGGTGGACGGGCGTTTGCCGGGATTCATCGAAGACGGGCGGGAAGTGTCCAAGGCTGGCCAGGCGCCCGAAGTCGCCTTCGATATCGGAACCCACTTGAGTACGCCTGTGGTCCTGAACAACGGCGAGGTTTACGGAACGCTCTGCTGCTTCAGCCAGCAGGTCCAGAAAGACGTTACGCCGCTCGACTTGCGCAGGCTCCAGATTGCCGCGAAAGTGCTGGCCGACGACCTGCAAAGGGCTGGGATGGGGCGTTCGCTCGAACTGCAGCCGGTGGAGCCTTCCGACGCCAGCAAGGGAAAGCCCTGGCGGTTCTCCTGA